One genomic segment of Brassica napus cultivar Da-Ae chromosome A3, Da-Ae, whole genome shotgun sequence includes these proteins:
- the LOC106361914 gene encoding B3 domain-containing protein REM7-like, which produces MLTLVRRVRKHANRSHFFRNPKKKSRAEGEAIGRRQRGQLRSRSVKMAIPHEPHFFKPLLPGFHSGVTIPLAFFSKHIEGKTNQKTWKLRSDASDQTWEVILEGRILTGGWKDFTTAHDLQIGDLVIFKHEGDMVFHVTPFGPSCCEIQYTHPHIIKEEADSGDADDNEISKFQSKFIVLVLPVVRCFDVEIASFISGGTVAMSSFSYDFCFLAEVTASNLKADKLYLPKRATSSTALNKQCQEMILVNKEGNSWTASLRFSESDGMYYITRGWGKFCRDNRCDIGDLFVFNLVGDGKTTPLLCVCLESKECSELLSKHLSIKRGDIASSSRVN; this is translated from the exons ATGTTGACTCTGGTAAGGCGAGTTCGAAAACACGCGAACCGTTCTCATTTTTTCAGAAAcccgaaaaaaaaaagcagagcaGAAGGCGAGGCGATAGGGAGACGACAGAGAGGCCAATTGCGATCTCGATCCGTGAAG ATGGCGATTCCACATGAACCTCATTTCTTTAAGCCTCTGCTTCCTGGTTTCCACAGTGGTGTC ACAATACCACTTGCCTTCTTCTCAAAGCACATAGAAGGGAAGACGAACCAGAAAACATGGAAACTAAGATCGGACGCTTCAGATCAAACTTGGGAAGTGATACTAGAAGGCAGGATACTCACCGGAGGTTGGAAAGATTTCACCACAGCACACGACCTTCAAATCGGTGACCTTGTCATCTTCAAACACGAAGGAGACATGGTGTTTCATGTGACTCCTTTTGGTCCTAGCTGTTGTGAGATTCAGTATACACATCCTCACATCATCAAGGAAGAAGCCGACTCCGGTGATGCTGATGACAATGAGATTAGTAAGTTTCAATCAAAGTTCATTGTTTTGGTCCTACCTGTTGTGAGATGTTTTGACGTGGAAATTGCTTCTTTTATTTCAGGAGGAACAGTGGCaatgtcttctttctcatatgACTTCTGTTTTTTGGCTGAGGTCACTGCTTCAAATCTAAAAGCAGACAAACTT TATCTTCCTAAGCGAGCTACTAGTTCTACTGCTTTGAACAAACAATGCCAAGAGATGATACTAGTGAACAAAGAGGGAAACTCATGGACTGCGAGTTTGCGATTTAGCGAATCAGACGGCATGTATTACATCACAAGGGGCTGGGGAAAGTTCTGTCGTGATAACAGATGCGACATAGGAGACTTATTTGTCTTCAATCTGGTTGGAGATGGGAAAACTACTCCCTTGTTGTGTGTATGCCTGGAAAGTAAAGAGTGTTCTGAACTACTGAGCAAACACTTGAGCATAAAGCGTG GTGATATTGCTTCAAGCTCACGGGTGAATTAG
- the LOC106448527 gene encoding RNA-binding protein CP33, chloroplastic produces MSSAYCSSAVAVSTAATVSSATTFNPLFSFHSNFKLFYRITPKPFKLVAKCPTPPLFLHLNTRRHRLFCAAEDEIPPSSEEDEEENEENEDADETQTTQASVEEGRLYVGNLPYTITASELSQLFGEAGNVVDVQIVYDKVTDRSRGFGFVTMGTIEEAKEAIQMFNSSQIGGRTVKVNFPEVPRGGEREVMRTKIRDSNKSYVDSPHKIYAGNLGWNLTSQGLKDAFGDQPGVLGAKVIYERNSGRSRGFGFVSFESEGELQSALSAMNGVEVEGRALRLNLASERATVPPPTVAGGEGSLEGSEVLSNIST; encoded by the exons ATGTCTTCAGCTTATTGTTCCTCCGCCGTGGCGGTTTCCACCGCAGCCACCGTTTCCTCCGCCACTACCTTTAACCCACTATTCTCCTTCCATTCGAATTTCAAACTCTTCTATCGCATCACACCAAAACCCTTCAAACTCGTCGCCAAATGCCCTACTCCTCCTCTCTTCCTCCATCTAAACACCCGTCGCCACCGCCTCTTCTGCGCCGCCGAAGACGAAATCCCGCCGTCATCCGAAGAAGACGAGGAAGAAAACGAAGAAAACGAAGACGCAGATGAGACACAGACGACGCAAGCGAGCGTTGAGGAAGGGAGGCTGTACGTTGGGAACTTGCCTTACACAATCACTGCCTCTGAGCTCTCCCAGCTTTTCGGAGAAGCTGGAAACGTCGTCGATGTTCAG ATTGTGTACGATAAAGTCACTGACAGAAGCAGAGGGTTTGGATTCGTAACCATGGGAACCATCGAAGAAGCTAAAGAAGCGATTCAGATGTTCAACAGCTCT CAAATCGGTGGTAGGACGGTGAAAGTGAACTTCCCGGAGGTGCCTAGAGGCGGAGAGAGGGAAGTGATGAGGACTAAGATTCGTGATAGTAACAAGAGTTATGTTGACAGTCCTCACAAGATCTATGCAGGGAACCTTGGTTGGAATCTGACGTCGCAAGGTCTTAAAGATGCGTTTGGAGATCAGCCTGGTGTGCTTGGTGCTAAAGTTATCTACGAAAGAAACAGTGGGAGGTCTAGGGGGTTTGGTTTCGTCTCTTTTGAGTCGGAAGGAGAGCTTCAGTCTGCTCTGAGTGCTATGAACGGTGTG GAAGTTGAAGGACGAGCGCTGAGGCTAAACTTGGCTTCGGAGAGAGCTACCGTGCCTCCTCCTACTGTAGCAGGAGGAGAGGGCAGTCTAGAGGGCAGTGAGGTGCTTTCGAACATTAGTACATGA